The window tgaaaaatggatattcatgTTAAAATCTGCTAGTGGTATTaaatatcaataataattatataaatacattataatcatatacatgttattaattaattatatgaataatctaaatgtaaaaataagtgaaattagcatgcataattaaatatcCAAAATTGACCAATATTGATACTAAAATCTTTAATATCATCCAATAAACAGTATGATAATTATACGTTGTGCATTATTAAAACAGATTAAGTTCTGTGAATATTTGtaatgatttattcaaacataataTACGAAAAAACCTGGATGTGCTGGAGGTGTTTGGTGAACCGTTCTCTGTCTTAGCGGTCTCATTTGATTTCACTTTGGGCTGTTTTTCCTCACTCGAGTCACTGAAAATGGAAACAGCGATGTTGAATGTCTCTGCATTTCCAGTCTAAAGACACATCAGAAATACGAAAGCAATAAATCTCACCTAAACGCTTGAATAACTACAGtgccaaacaaaataaaaagtgcAGAGAATAACAAAGACATAAGGGGCATCATCTCACGcctgcaaaagaaagaaaattaacTTTGTATAGAACATTAAATatccaaatattaaaaatattactgaaataTTCCACCTTAGCAACTGTTGTAATCTGCCTCTAAGGGATATTTCTTAAAGCTTGCCTGAGTTAGCAATCTTAGCGAACATTTTATTCTCTTACCAGTTATTGTGAAGAAGATCATCAATAATTTCAGACAAGTAGTCATATGCCGTGTAAATCCATCTTATTAAAAacatctgaaaataaataaatgtacaaaatgtaAACTATTAAAGGACACTTTACTGATCCAGCAAATTCAGAACACTATTTGGACATGGTTCACCATTTAGATCTCTACTGAAACATGTATATAGGTCAGTGCTAATTTCTCAATTAAAGACGCTCCAAAAAAAGTAAACCCTGAGAGACTCACAGAGGCGAACTCATTGTTGAGCTCTGGCAGAATGGCGTCGTAGTTGAGGATGGAGGGATCCTTCTGCAGTCTTTCGAGTTCCTCCAGGAGCTTGTGTTTGTCCTCTTTACTGCCGTTCCATCCTCCCAAGACTGGCTTATAAAGGATCTTACCAGCTTCGTTACGCCTCTCCAGAATCACCACCTGCTCGATACACACAAAAGTCAAAGCTGCTGACTTCAGTGGTCAGTGGCCAATTGTGGATTTTGCCAATATTGATTGGCAAATGGGAAAACAGGCCAACAAgcaaggtttttgaggaaaacattccaggatttttctccatatagtggactttaacaGGGTTCACAACAGggtttttaaccataaatgctcctCTTGCACTGCACTGCAATGCGCGACGCATTACGttatcacgttggaaaggtcacgcgtgacataggcggaagtaccgtggtagggtgaaaaacttcatgtaattttctcattttcgtccgacatcattgttttacccttttttgtaaaggccatttgactttgcatgtttgctttgtaaacactgcgTCGGTACTTCCTCCTACGTCCTCCTATGTTTAGATATTCACACAACAAAATATTATGGGGGAAATTGAACTTTTGTGAAGATATTCAAAAACATTGGTGGTGACTAGCaactataattatatatatataaaaaaataaataaatatatatatatatatatatatatatatatatatatatatatatatatatatagtacagtccaaaagtttggaaccactaagatttttaatgtttttaaaagaagtttcgtctgctcaccaaggctacatttatttaattaaaaatacagtaaaaacagtaatattgtgaaatactattacaatttaaaataactgttttctatttgaatatatttgatatatttgattatgatgcaaagctgaattttcagcatcattactccagtcttcagtgtcacatgatccttcagaaatcattctaataagctgatctgctgctcaagaaacatttaatgtgtacaattgtacaaaatagttgtgtacaatattttttttcaggattatttgatgaatagaaagttcaaaagaatagtgtttatctgaaatctaatcttttgtaacattataaatgtctttactgccacttttgattgatttaatgcatccttgctgaataaaagtattcatttctttaatttcttttcaaaaaaataaaaattaaaatttttactgaccccaaacttttgaacggtagtgtataatgctacagaagctttgtatttcagataaatgctgttcttttgaactttctattcatcaaggaatcctgaaaaaaaaagtacacaactgttttcaacattgaaaataatcataaatgtttattgagcagcaaatcagcatattagaatgatttctgaaggatcatgtgacactgaagactggagtaacaatgctgaaaattcagctttgcatcacaggaataaattactttgtgaaatatattcaaatagaaaacagttattttaaattgcaataatatttcacaatattactgtttttactgtatttttaattaaataaatgtagccttggtgagcagacgaaacttcttttaaaaacattaaaaatcttagtggttccaaacttttggactgtactgtgtatatatatatatatatatataagagttAATGATGACTTAATCctgaaaatgtaattatttaagatttaaaataaattcatattaaataaaaatccaAATGGAACCaaaatttaacatttcaaataaCAATACTtccaaataacaaaaaaagaattgttcCAGTACATACAAAATGAACCAAACCAATCTGAACAAAAACAAGTGAAACTTTAGCAATCTTCTAAACAATTGCAACATAatgattaatttgattaaatttatTCTTCCAATCTCTGTCGGCAAAAATTGAGGCAAAAAGCAACAATTAACATTGATTAATCTGTAAAGACAACATATCGGTCAACCTAATCCAAACTGTGTGGAGAAGATAAGGTCTACCTGTGGTGGTGTGCTGTCTTTGTTCTTTAGAAGAGCATCACATAGAGGCTGCTGTCGTCTCTCGTAGACGTAAGCAAACCGCAATACATCGTTAGTGTTTGCAGAGGCTAGTGAAAGGAATGCTTCATTTCCTGTGGCGAAGGACTCTTCCTCACCAGTGATGAGTAGAATGCAATATCTGTGGAAAAGACATCGCAGACCTTTGGAAAAGACATGTTGCATGAGATCAACTACTCATTTTTACACAGCCATCTTACTTCCTGCGTCGATGGAACTGTTTAACTGGGCAAAGCTCATCAAATAGCTTCTGGTTTACCAGACGAGGGGCCAGTAGGAACCTGTTGTTGGAGATGAACTCATCTATTATCTGCTTCCTCATCCCTTTAGCCTGAGAGAGAAGATAGTCAATTGAAAATCAGAGGTAAACACATTTATATCTTCTCAAACATCTCATATGACCACCATTTTCCATGCAAGGCATCATTTGTtggtcctggaacaacattcctgtcaaGCATGCATATTAAAGCTAATATTAACCATTAAGAACATCTAAAATTGGAGGGAAGTGAGATGTTGCTGAAGCCCCAAACTGATTGGTTGAGACAAGTGTTGTATCAGTACAAGCAATTTTGTTGATCCAGGACCTACAACCTTCTAAGAACAGGATCCAGGATAGTTGAAACCATCAACTATATGCATTGATTTTTGCTAGTAACAGACTTTATCCAATCAAAGCTCTACCTGTATAATGTCTGCAGGCTTCTCAACATCTTCTTTGAAGACGAGCATGGTTGGCGCATAAGTGTTTATGTTGAATTTTCTGAGCAGGTCAGCAGTCTCAGAAAGACCTTGATCCACATAGCCAAACTGCACGTAATCCTTATAGGCAAACGCTGTTAGCTATTGGAAAGTAATGAAAACGATCAGTCATTGAGGTACTGGAAGATGTATTGGTAATTCTTGAGGTTACTAACCAACCTTATAAAGCAGAGGAACCGAAGGCACTTGGTCAAACAGGAGAACATGTGGCTTGTTCAGCTCATGCCAGCTCTTCAGAAACTCTTGGCTGTTCTTGTCTGTAACCTACAGACATCCACGAATGAGACATTTGAGACTAGAAGAAGAATATATAAATGCAGAAATTGTTGAATGATGATGCTCACTAACCTTTTCAACTAGTCTCTGTGGCAGTAAATCCTCTACGAACTGCATCAGGTGGCCCTTAACAACAGCGTAATGAAAGAAAGCCACTTTTCCATTGACAACACCAAGAATGGAGGGAGTCTGATGTGCACCCAGGTGATTAGATAAACGCCGCTCGTAACCAACATCAACCACACCAATTCCAATCCCTAGAAATGAGAAAAAACTTCTTACTTGGAGGAAGTCAACATAAACTCATTTCAACTTTAGTTGACATGTAAGCATTTCTAGAAAAACGCAAATCTCTCACCCAGAGTTTCCAATTCCTGCACTGTTTCTTTCCAGACGGGCTCGATATGGATGCAGCTAAAGCACCAGTCTGAAGTGATCTTGATCAAGTAAGGTCTCTTGAAGCTGTCAGGCACTACTTCATTGACATACTGGTTGAAGTGCAACGTGTACTTGCTGTCAGCAAAGTCCCGACCACCCTTATTGTTGAAGGGAAAGTGGAAGAAAGTCTCATCAAAGTAGAAGTTGTCATGAAAGTGGCGGAAACCGTAATGGCCGCGACCATACGGATGAGAGTTGTCCGTTTGTCCATATCGATCGTAGCTGGCTCTCTTCTCCTCATTTGTTAAGATCTATGGAGTAACATGAAGTTAAGATCAGCATTACTTCTGACAACATGTAAACTGTTTAGAATCTACATGAGCTGCAGTACCTCATAAGACTTTGTAATCTTGATGAACATGTCTTCGGCATCaggatttttgtttttatcaggATGCCTGACGGTAGAAAGATGACCATGGTGTACCATTCTTATTTAGACATCATGAAATGACTGTACAAGTATTACAATCTACAAAAAAACAGCACTCTCACCATTCTTTAGCCAGGCGTTTGTACACTTTCTTGATTTCTGCTTGGCTTGCGCTTCTGGTGACTCCAAGAACCTTATATGGATCAAATTCTGCAGCGCTTTCCACCACAGCATCCATCAGGAGCATGTAGATCATCATCACAGAGAGCAATACCACCACCATCCTCATCATGACCACGTGTTCTGCTGCCCAGAGACTATCACAATAATGACATAATAGAGGTTATTATGGAGGAAATGGTGAAgtatgaaatattaaataataaataggtatttaatttaattaataaatgcaaaaaatataattaattaaattgtaataaactGCAACGAACTGCACGAGGCAaataaacatctaaacattaaatttttattcatgtgaatatatgtgaatacatataataaatacaacaaaatgtGAAgggtaaatgcataaatgtgtaCATAAATGaaggaattaaataaaattagaacAATCATTTTTGgtatttgaaataaagctgaaataaaataaaatataaatattatgaaaaacttaaattaaaaatgttgccGTAATtgacaactaactgaaataaataagtttaattTGAAGTAGTAAAACAAAAGTCAAATGGAAAtacttaaaattaataattacaacaaaattattaaaaagtaaactaaaattaaaataggcctatctaattcacaatattaataaatactataatagtatataaataatattaatataacactgaacatatctataaataaaaaatcatggTTTCTTATGATTATATAGGCTACTTATactttttaatttcatgtttggTCTTCAGTGTGTTATGATCGAACtgaataaacataataaatatacataagcAAAATAACATGCGTATTAAAATCAAATATGTCCATACTGAAAGCTGTCATGCAATAAGTTTCTAATGGATGTCAGTGAGACGTGCTATAATCTCGTTTAGACTATTACAGAAAACGCGACATAATGTAAAGCGCATTCAACGACAGGagaaaataaacttaaaacGAGCTCTGAGGGCAATTACAAAGACATGCAGTTATAACAACATCtgaccaatgtgcagcatccttAGCTAGCCTGTTAGCCAACCTAGCTCATGCTTTTATCACGAATATGACATCAAAACGAGGAGACTATGAAAACATGAATGGATTATGAATATACCGCTACGAATGGTGAGAGGAggttatccatccatccatctgagtGACGCGTTCATAAACCTTGAGACATGCGCATTAATATTAGCAGAGATTCACAGCGGCACAGACACatcctccctccctctctctctctccctctctctctctcagacatTTAACATGGTATAGGCTTTTGCCATTACAAAAAACGCACTGGTGGTATCAAATGCAAAGGTCCAAGTTTCTTTCAAATTCGTGGACACAAAAGCCAAACAGACTGGACACTGTAGAAGGTCtagattaaaattttaatacaGAGACTCCAGACTCCAGATAGCAATGTAAATTgcaaatttcaaatttcaaaactgaaatattaataaGTTGAAACAAAGAAGAGATGTAAGCTCATACTTCATTGCTGTTCAACTGTGTgtttaaaagttaaaacaataaattggACAAGTGCTGCAGTTCTTTCGTCTATTCATCAGTTTGTAGGACCAACTTCTGTCTGACAGACTTGCAGCCTTTAACAGAAAATATTTTCTCTTCTGCAGGGAAGAAGGGCATTTCTTTGGCCACTTTATCTGCCAGATCATCATCTCGGTTCATTTTCAGATGGACCATCTCAGTCAGGACACACTGACGCACATGCTTCAGCTCCAGAGGTAGGAAAGGAATATAGTGATCAACCAGATGATGATCTATGATACTGGAGTGCAGAAATCCACCTGtagaaaaacacaataaaaatgaaaggaGGCAGACAACAATTGAAATAGCTGTAGGCTAAATACCACTGGCACCTCAGTGTATTGGGGTGTTTCTAGGATTTCATCCTCAATGAAAATGTAGCAAGAGACCATTCAGCATCACTATATTACCGGTACTATATAGTAAGTCAAAAGTAGCCTATACCGGTACTTATTAATTGGTATTAATTcaatagaaaaatatttaaatgatataATGATACCAGTCTTTCTGCAGGACAGTTCAAATCGGTACACATGTAGGCCTGACTacctttttcaaaaaaaaaaaaaagtcatcatATCATTATTAACAAGTATCACTATTAACGAGATTCCAATTTACGATCTCAGCTAAAACTAATACTAGCCAAACTAATATAAAGGTCAAacattaaagacaagtaaacagtcaatagtaaaataaaaagaataaaaaatattcaagCAATAACTCAAATAAATACAagagaacaaagatacaaattaaacacttttaaatacacagaTACTATTAAAGCTACAGAAGTTATTTAGTTGAGCAGTGAGTGATTATcgtttgttgtttgattaacattattgAAACAGAAGTTATATaagaaaataagtcagaattgcgagtttatatctcaaaattgttagtttataactcgcaattctgacattatacctcgcaactctgactttattgcAATTGTATATCAGTACTGCCCTGATTTCTCTTTCACAGCATCTCACGCTTGAATGGCTTAAAATCACTTGAAAGTTTAAACTGACAagacttaaaggggtggttcaatgcaatttcacttttttaactttagttagtgtgtaatgttgctgcttgagcataaacagtatctgcaagttacagcgctgaaagtttaatgcaaacggagatcttgccttttaaagttatggcagtttaatgcctacaaaaacgaccggtttggactacaacaagcttcttcctgggttggtgacatcataaaccctgcaaaacacgcccccggaagagttgtgtacactgGACGCGAGCGGTgcgacgcgtcaaaagataatagaacccattataatctgtgatattttctacactggatgcggcgctaaagacagcttccagaatctacacgagttcaatgctggatttgcacaaaggctttaactgaaagatgaagcagttcccattttaaaagcagaagctgctgtttattgacttcaaactgtaagtacgtaTTATTGTTTGTATATGTCTTTTAAActtatagttctgttgctatttttggttgcatcaaggacatatacaaagagcaactcgtttttgcttcgctagccagttagctaaattctacaaacaccaacaaacgtctatgttcatagacaaacagttattcgtgctataaattaaacgctacctttacaaaaatgcgactactcagtcatgtattcggctacagtaaagctttaatcaggataaaattgtatattgaaagctaacaaacagctgTGACAGCATAtataaacactttgacacaaaaaaaaaaaaaaatgaaataccattcataaacgtcctttaaaagccacgATTGCAgtggttctgcttgaccctctttatctgggtctgattcggctcaatttgatacagcaatatagatgccattatttacatttccacctAACTGCGTGGCGTTTCcagacgcttcagcgaatcacgatacactgggcccgctaccaacctgctaaccaatctgagcacattgcgtatttcggagggagtggcttcatagaagcaggaagtcaaacgagctgttcatatgacagtggaaacagaggtgtagaataaaggtaaaatatatgaaaaatacagtgttttcaaaaaaacgaagcattaagacatgttaaactgcgccccaaaaacacaatcaagcctagaaaaaaaacactgaaccacccctttaaaaacacgtgaaaatgataaactttcttGAGTAAGCACCACAGGCCTGATCATTCAGATAGGTGATTACAGTTTTAGGGGGGCTGAGATGACAGATAGGGggacttcttcttcttctatcacttgtttctgTAAATTGCAATGTACACTACCAGCCTACACAAAAATTCAGATACTCAGAATTATGAACATATctgttttttataaattaatattttcaaataatgaCGATATATAAAACTATGTGAAAAACGTATTTAATAGGCTACTCAATGAAAAGATTAAACACTACTACAAGCCAAGTATACTTAGATtacttaattatacttttaagtacATCTCGATCATAAAACTGAGTAAATGTATAGTCCAAATACTTAGACTTTCTGTCAGTGtaagtcaagtatacttaagtgcaGTCTATTTCGAAAGTctatttctgagaagtacataaaaagtagactgaaagtatactttcttattttagtttaaaagaagtatactaatagcacacttgttatttttcataagggtatttaaatgatttttcaaTACATACTGTTTTTatcattgaaaatgttttgaaagattTTAGTCTCCAGTCCCTTGCTGTTCATCCTGATCTCTTCCCGATCTTTTCCTTCTTTCCAGAAATCCAGAGCCACTTTAGCAATCTCATTCCCACCTCCATTACTATAAATAAACACAGCTTAGTTAGGTCAATCTTAAGGGAGTAGAGGTATTTCATTATCACTtcatttgaattttatataGCTAATATGTTGCCTACAACTGCACTTGTGGAAATCTGAAAAACAAACCCATGAGAGCTTTACCTGAGAAAAATGAAGATTGCATTGTGGAATGACACTCCATCAACACGGGCATTGTAGTCCAGAAAGGCCTTTATGGTGTCGATCAGCTGTGGCTGCATCTTGTCCATTTCATCAAATATGAACATAGAGCGGGGAAAACTTGATACACTTTCATGAATCCACTGCTTTAGCTGTTCCTGAATATACAGAACATGCAAATCCCAGTTAGAAAAATTACTTCTGATATGTGCAATATTCCCACAGTCATTTTGCAAATATGTACATTATTTTTACtttcatattataattttaaatatacaatatatacaaaatatacaaacccgattccaaaaaagttgggacactgtacaaattgtgaataaaaaaggaatacaatgatttacaaatctcataaacttatattttattcacagcagaatatagataacatatcaaatgttgaaagtgagacattttgaaatgtcatgccaaatattggctcattttggatttcatgagagatACACATTCCAAataagttgggacaggtagcaataagagg of the Megalobrama amblycephala isolate DHTTF-2021 linkage group LG24, ASM1881202v1, whole genome shotgun sequence genome contains:
- the LOC125259841 gene encoding torsin-1A-like isoform X1, producing MKARHLFIVLLLVSNITLSSCFLDVLAAAASYVVYTFIERDGLLPFDPKRLEADLRDSLFGQHIVSDVVLKAVTSFMTDSKPNKPLVLSFHGTSGVGKNHVTKIIARNIYEKGEDSKHVHTYISEHHFPHKEKSDLYSEQLKQWIHESVSSFPRSMFIFDEMDKMQPQLIDTIKAFLDYNARVDGVSFHNAIFIFLSNGGGNEIAKVALDFWKEGKDREEIRMNSKGLETKIFQNIFNDKNSGFLHSSIIDHHLVDHYIPFLPLELKHVRQCVLTEMVHLKMNRDDDLADKVAKEMPFFPAEEKIFSVKGCKSVRQKLVLQTDE
- the dnajc16 gene encoding dnaJ homolog subfamily C member 16 isoform X1; protein product: MMRMVVVLLSVMMIYMLLMDAVVESAAEFDPYKVLGVTRSASQAEIKKVYKRLAKEWHPDKNKNPDAEDMFIKITKSYEILTNEEKRASYDRYGQTDNSHPYGRGHYGFRHFHDNFYFDETFFHFPFNNKGGRDFADSKYTLHFNQYVNEVVPDSFKRPYLIKITSDWCFSCIHIEPVWKETVQELETLGIGIGVVDVGYERRLSNHLGAHQTPSILGVVNGKVAFFHYAVVKGHLMQFVEDLLPQRLVEKVTDKNSQEFLKSWHELNKPHVLLFDQVPSVPLLYKLTAFAYKDYVQFGYVDQGLSETADLLRKFNINTYAPTMLVFKEDVEKPADIIQAKGMRKQIIDEFISNNRFLLAPRLVNQKLFDELCPVKQFHRRRKYCILLITGEEESFATGNEAFLSLASANTNDVLRFAYVYERRQQPLCDALLKNKDSTPPQVVILERRNEAGKILYKPVLGGWNGSKEDKHKLLEELERLQKDPSILNYDAILPELNNEFASMFLIRWIYTAYDYLSEIIDDLLHNNWREMMPLMSLLFSALFILFGTVVIQAFSDSSEEKQPKVKSNETAKTENGSPNTSSTSSSRPPKKNFVEVTELTDITYTSNLVKLRPGHINVVLVLTDATKNILLSKFAKEVYSFTGSLTLHFSFLNVDKHSEWMTAVLEYAQDAMQIDTDEDEVGGRKVDYTGYVLALNGHKKYLCLFKPVYTGEDLDSKPEEEGGVSRSRKGMTRSRSTTLQIHHKLDRLGLWMERLMEGTLPRYYVPAWPGLDKITVNK
- the LOC125259841 gene encoding torsin-1A-like isoform X3, whose product is MSWFYFFFQLATFCLKIYGLEADLRDSLFGQHIVSDVVLKAVTSFMTDSKPNKPLVLSFHGTSGVGKNHVTKIIARNIYEKGEDSKHVHTYISEHHFPHKEKSDLYSEQLKQWIHESVSSFPRSMFIFDEMDKMQPQLIDTIKAFLDYNARVDGVSFHNAIFIFLSNGGGNEIAKVALDFWKEGKDREEIRMNSKGLETKIFQNIFNDKNSGFLHSSIIDHHLVDHYIPFLPLELKHVRQCVLTEMVHLKMNRDDDLADKVAKEMPFFPAEEKIFSVKGCKSVRQKLVLQTDE
- the LOC125259841 gene encoding torsin-1A-like isoform X2, translating into MLAAAASHVVYTFIERNDLLPFDPKRLEADLRDSLFGQHIVSDVVLKAVTSFMTDSKPNKPLVLSFHGTSGVGKNHVTKIIARNIYEKGEDSKHVHTYISEHHFPHKEKSDLYSEQLKQWIHESVSSFPRSMFIFDEMDKMQPQLIDTIKAFLDYNARVDGVSFHNAIFIFLSNGGGNEIAKVALDFWKEGKDREEIRMNSKGLETKIFQNIFNDKNSGFLHSSIIDHHLVDHYIPFLPLELKHVRQCVLTEMVHLKMNRDDDLADKVAKEMPFFPAEEKIFSVKGCKSVRQKLVLQTDE
- the dnajc16 gene encoding dnaJ homolog subfamily C member 16 isoform X2 — protein: MMRMVVVLLSVMMIYMLLMDAVVESAAEFDPYKVLGVTRSASQAEIKKVYKRLAKEWHPDKNKNPDAEDMFIKITKSYEILTNEEKRASYDRYGQTDNSHPYGRGHYGFRHFHDNFYFDETFFHFPFNNKGGRDFADSKYTLHFNQYVNEVVPDSFKRPYLIKITSDWCFSCIHIEPVWKETVQELETLGIGIGVVDVGYERRLSNHLGAHQTPSILGVVNGKVAFFHYAVVKGHLMQFVEDLLPQRLVEKVTDKNSQEFLKSWHELNKPHVLLFDQVPSVPLLYKLTAFAYKDYVQFGYVDQGLSETADLLRKFNINTYAPTMLVFKEDVEKPADIIQAKGMRKQIIDEFISNNRFLLAPRLVNQKLFDELCPVKQFHRRRKYCILLITGEEESFATGNEAFLSLASANTNDVLRFAYVYERRQQPLCDALLKNKDSTPPQVVILERRNEAGKILYKPVLGGWNGSKEDKHKLLEELERLQKDPSILNYDAILPELNNEFASMFLIRWIYTAYDYLSEIIDDLLHNNWREMMPLMSLLFSALFILFGTVVIQAFSDSSEEKQPKVKSNETAKTENGSPNTSSTSSRPPKKNFVEVTELTDITYTSNLVKLRPGHINVVLVLTDATKNILLSKFAKEVYSFTGSLTLHFSFLNVDKHSEWMTAVLEYAQDAMQIDTDEDEVGGRKVDYTGYVLALNGHKKYLCLFKPVYTGEDLDSKPEEEGGVSRSRKGMTRSRSTTLQIHHKLDRLGLWMERLMEGTLPRYYVPAWPGLDKITVNK